A single window of Xylocopilactobacillus apicola DNA harbors:
- a CDS encoding isoprenyl transferase: MNKIEQTNIPAHVAIIMDGNGRWAKKRHLPRIAGHKEGMENVRRITIEANDLGIKVLTLYSFSTENWNRPSDEVSFLMKLPVLFFNKYVPELIERNVKVKITGFTDQIPSATLKVLHQAVEETKNNTGLILNFAFNYGGKAELVNAAQQIARQVKNGLVEPEDIDENYFEKHLLTKLGDLDDVDLLIRTSGEQRISNFLLWQLAYSELYFTDTYWPDFSANDLLKATKVYEQRNRRFGAL, encoded by the coding sequence ATGAACAAAATTGAGCAAACTAACATTCCTGCTCACGTTGCAATAATTATGGATGGTAACGGACGTTGGGCCAAAAAACGTCATTTACCACGGATTGCAGGTCACAAAGAAGGAATGGAAAATGTGCGCCGAATTACAATTGAGGCGAATGACTTAGGGATAAAGGTTTTGACCCTTTATTCTTTTTCAACTGAAAATTGGAATCGTCCATCAGATGAAGTTAGTTTTCTGATGAAATTGCCAGTACTATTTTTCAATAAATATGTTCCTGAGTTGATCGAACGCAATGTTAAAGTAAAAATTACAGGTTTTACTGATCAAATTCCCTCCGCTACTTTAAAAGTTCTTCACCAGGCAGTAGAAGAAACCAAGAATAATACTGGCCTAATTCTTAATTTTGCTTTTAATTATGGTGGGAAGGCAGAGCTTGTTAATGCTGCTCAGCAAATCGCCCGACAAGTTAAGAATGGATTAGTTGAACCAGAGGATATTGATGAAAATTATTTTGAAAAGCATCTCTTAACAAAATTAGGCGATCTAGATGATGTTGATCTTCTGATCAGGACTTCTGGGGAACAGAGAATTTCTAATTTCTTATTGTGGCAATTAGCTTACTCAGAACTTTATTTTACAGATACTTATTGGCCAGATTTTTCGGCCAATGATTTGTTAAAAGCAACTAAAGTTTACGAACAAAGAAATCGGCGTTTTGGCGCTTTATAA
- the nth gene encoding endonuclease III yields MISKDKYRKILTVLAEFYPTAQTELVYHNGFELLVAVVLSAQTTDKQVNKVTPELFKHFATPEQLGQANLLEVESLINSIGLYRNKSKNIIKLAQIIHEQYHDELPTEKEDLLKLPGVGEKTASVVMGDYYHVPALAVDTHVARLAKRWDVVGDNASVEEVQKKLMELTPKKDWIVTHHRLILFGRYFCTARSPKCLNCELLTLCKYGKNRLKIK; encoded by the coding sequence ATGATTTCAAAAGACAAATACCGCAAAATTTTGACTGTGTTAGCTGAATTTTATCCGACAGCTCAAACTGAGCTTGTTTACCACAATGGGTTTGAATTGCTTGTGGCGGTGGTTTTGAGCGCCCAGACTACTGATAAACAAGTTAATAAAGTCACCCCGGAACTGTTTAAGCACTTCGCTACGCCCGAGCAGCTGGGCCAGGCAAATCTTTTAGAAGTTGAATCTTTAATTAACTCAATTGGACTTTACCGGAATAAAAGCAAAAATATTATCAAGCTAGCTCAAATTATCCACGAACAATATCATGATGAGCTCCCCACAGAAAAAGAGGATTTATTAAAACTTCCTGGAGTGGGGGAAAAGACTGCGAGTGTTGTGATGGGTGATTATTATCACGTACCAGCACTTGCTGTTGATACCCATGTTGCCCGGTTGGCAAAACGCTGGGACGTGGTTGGAGATAATGCATCAGTTGAAGAGGTACAAAAAAAGCTGATGGAGTTGACACCCAAAAAAGATTGGATTGTCACGCATCATCGGCTAATTCTTTTTGGTCGTTATTTTTGTACGGCCCGTTCACCAAAATGTTTAAACTGCGAGCTTTTAACACTCTGTAAATACGGTAAAAATCGCCTCAAGATCAAATAA
- the pyrH gene encoding UMP kinase, with translation MNKVKYQRILLKISGEALGGETGKGIKPLVISDVAKKIADVHETGTQIAVVVGGGNLWRGEAGEQLGMERPQADYIGMLGTIMNALALQDALEKVNVATRVQTSIEMRQVAEQYIRRKAIRHLEKGRVVIFAGGTGNPYFSTDTTSALRALEINADVILMGKNGVDGVYSDDPNINPDAVKYEQITHMDIIQKGLKVMDKTASSLALENNIPLIVFDLNDPENITRIVRGESIGTLIEGDK, from the coding sequence TTGAATAAAGTTAAATATCAAAGAATTCTTTTAAAAATCAGTGGTGAAGCCTTAGGTGGTGAAACTGGAAAGGGAATCAAACCTTTAGTCATTTCAGACGTTGCCAAAAAAATTGCAGATGTTCATGAAACCGGGACTCAAATTGCAGTTGTTGTTGGGGGCGGAAATTTATGGCGTGGTGAAGCTGGGGAACAATTAGGAATGGAACGCCCGCAGGCTGACTATATTGGAATGCTTGGGACGATTATGAATGCTCTAGCTCTCCAGGATGCACTAGAGAAAGTTAACGTTGCGACTCGCGTTCAAACTTCGATTGAAATGCGTCAAGTTGCAGAACAATATATCAGACGTAAAGCAATTCGCCACTTAGAAAAAGGGCGAGTTGTAATTTTTGCGGGTGGAACTGGCAATCCTTACTTTTCAACGGATACTACTTCAGCACTTCGTGCATTAGAAATCAATGCCGATGTCATTTTGATGGGTAAAAACGGGGTAGACGGAGTTTATTCAGATGATCCTAATATAAATCCAGATGCTGTCAAATATGAACAAATTACGCATATGGATATTATTCAAAAGGGATTGAAAGTGATGGATAAAACGGCGAGTTCGCTTGCACTAGAAAATAATATTCCACTAATCGTGTTTGATCTTAACGATCCTGAAAACATTACCCGCATCGTTCGTGGTGAAAGTATTGGAACTTTAATTGAAGGAGATAAATGA
- the rseP gene encoding RIP metalloprotease RseP, which yields MRGIIVFLILFTILVVIHEFGHYFFAKKSGILVREFAIGMGPKIFQHHADNGTTFTIRILPLGGYVRLAGVEESELEAGQQVALTLNENKMVETIDTRSEQNVTGLPFTVRKSDLTDQLEIEGDVFDNEADQMVTRIFQVDHDASIIENDGTSLRIAPRDVQYNSAVWWKKLIVNFAGPFNNILLAIIAFSLSAFLMGGVQDLSTNKVTVFDQSMPASKAGLKTGDQIVAVDGEQTRDYNEVKSVLDRHQNGKTVTLKVQRDGKLQTFKVKPQYSKSEGKGRYYIGISVWYKKDVRSELLYGFSATYENTVAIFQTLGSFFTGGFSLDKIAGPVGIYSISAQAANSGVGVLVSLCASLSISLAIANLLPIPGLDGGKIILNLLEAIRRKPIKQEHEVIVTLIGAAFLLMLIVVVTIHDIMKLF from the coding sequence ATGAGAGGAATCATTGTTTTTTTAATTTTGTTTACAATTTTAGTCGTAATCCATGAATTCGGGCATTATTTTTTTGCAAAGAAATCAGGAATCTTAGTTCGTGAATTTGCAATTGGAATGGGGCCAAAAATTTTTCAACATCATGCAGATAATGGAACGACTTTTACCATTAGAATTTTACCTTTAGGTGGCTATGTCAGACTTGCAGGAGTCGAAGAATCTGAGCTGGAAGCGGGTCAGCAAGTGGCATTAACGCTTAATGAAAATAAGATGGTGGAGACTATCGATACTCGTAGTGAGCAAAACGTTACTGGTCTGCCTTTTACAGTGCGCAAAAGTGATTTAACTGATCAATTAGAAATTGAAGGCGATGTGTTTGACAACGAAGCTGATCAGATGGTTACTAGAATTTTTCAGGTTGACCACGATGCATCAATTATTGAAAATGACGGGACCTCTTTAAGAATTGCCCCAAGAGACGTTCAGTATAATTCTGCTGTTTGGTGGAAAAAATTAATTGTTAATTTTGCGGGGCCATTTAATAATATTTTGCTGGCTATCATAGCTTTCTCTCTCTCTGCTTTTCTAATGGGCGGAGTTCAAGATCTGTCGACAAATAAAGTTACAGTCTTTGATCAATCGATGCCCGCTTCAAAGGCAGGCTTAAAAACTGGTGATCAAATTGTTGCCGTTGATGGAGAGCAAACCCGTGATTACAACGAGGTTAAAAGTGTTCTCGACAGGCATCAAAATGGAAAAACAGTAACTCTTAAAGTTCAGCGAGATGGAAAACTTCAGACGTTCAAGGTTAAACCGCAATACAGTAAATCTGAAGGGAAAGGTCGTTACTACATTGGTATTTCGGTCTGGTACAAAAAAGACGTCAGATCGGAATTGCTTTATGGTTTTAGCGCCACTTACGAAAACACGGTCGCGATTTTTCAGACTTTGGGATCCTTTTTTACCGGCGGATTTTCTTTGGATAAGATCGCAGGACCTGTTGGAATTTATAGTATTTCGGCTCAAGCAGCTAATAGTGGGGTTGGTGTTTTAGTTTCCTTATGTGCATCGTTATCGATTAGTTTAGCGATTGCTAACCTTTTACCTATTCCTGGCTTAGACGGCGGAAAAATTATCCTTAATTTGTTGGAAGCAATTCGTAGAAAACCGATCAAACAAGAGCATGAAGTAATTGTAACTTTAATCGGAGCTGCATTTTTGTTGATGTTAATTGTGGTAGTGACGATTCATGATATAATGAAGCTATTTTAA
- the tsf gene encoding translation elongation factor Ts — translation MANITAAQVKELRDKTGAGMMDAKKALVATDGDLEAAIKELREKGVIKAAKKSGRIAAEGLANVLVKGNTAVVVEVNAETDFVASNDKFKQLVADILEVIADHKPKDLDSALALPLNGGTVQDDITNATAIIGEKITLRRFVIVEKTDDEVFGTYLHNGGQIAVLVTVAGNDESVAKDLAMHVAAIHPLYVSRDQIPKEIVDNETDIATTETRNEGKPENIIEKIVAGRVNKKLAEITLEDQEFVKDSSMKVSEYVSSKNSKIKNFVRYEVGEGIEKKNDDFVKEVMDQIK, via the coding sequence ATGGCAAATATTACAGCGGCACAAGTTAAAGAGTTGCGTGATAAAACTGGTGCTGGAATGATGGATGCAAAAAAGGCCTTGGTTGCAACTGATGGAGATCTTGAAGCTGCAATTAAAGAGCTTAGAGAAAAAGGTGTGATCAAAGCTGCTAAAAAGAGTGGCAGAATTGCAGCTGAAGGTTTAGCTAATGTTTTGGTTAAAGGTAACACAGCAGTTGTAGTTGAAGTAAATGCTGAAACTGATTTTGTTGCTTCCAATGACAAATTTAAACAGCTTGTTGCTGATATTCTTGAAGTTATTGCGGATCATAAGCCAAAAGATTTGGATTCGGCATTAGCATTACCGTTAAATGGCGGGACTGTCCAAGATGATATTACAAATGCGACGGCAATTATTGGAGAAAAAATCACATTACGTCGTTTTGTGATTGTTGAGAAAACTGATGATGAAGTCTTTGGAACTTATTTGCATAATGGCGGGCAAATTGCAGTTTTAGTTACGGTAGCTGGCAATGATGAATCCGTAGCTAAAGATCTTGCAATGCACGTTGCAGCTATCCATCCTTTATATGTTTCACGTGATCAAATTCCAAAGGAAATAGTTGATAACGAAACCGATATTGCAACAACAGAAACTCGTAATGAGGGTAAACCAGAAAACATTATTGAAAAGATTGTTGCTGGACGAGTTAACAAGAAGTTGGCAGAGATCACTTTAGAGGATCAAGAGTTTGTTAAAGATTCTTCAATGAAGGTTTCTGAATATGTTAGTTCAAAAAATAGTAAAATCAAGAATTTTGTTCGTTATGAAGTCGGTGAAGGAATCGAAAAGAAAAATGATGACTTCGTTAAAGAAGTAATGGATCAAATCAAATAG
- a CDS encoding DnaD domain protein, which yields MSRAKGSLKYLISGFSAVNNYLIQHYQEFGLTDQELILYLNLVSYANQNNLFPNMKTLSKNLHVSESEVFNLISSLERKRILTIETRDIDGKASSYYDLDHIYQIDVEEGDLIEVDQNNSDELEQLIQKFEVEFGRPLSPIEIEKVSGWLEVDHFNADLVEVALKEAVLAQVYNFKYIDRILVTWRKRNIKTARDYENSKLNNDLL from the coding sequence ATGAGTAGAGCAAAAGGTTCACTTAAATACTTAATTAGCGGCTTTTCAGCTGTTAATAATTACTTGATTCAACACTATCAAGAGTTTGGATTAACTGATCAAGAGTTGATTTTATACTTAAATTTGGTCAGCTATGCCAATCAAAATAACTTGTTTCCTAATATGAAAACCTTAAGTAAGAATTTGCATGTTTCTGAAAGTGAGGTTTTTAATTTAATCAGTAGTTTAGAACGTAAAAGAATTTTGACGATTGAAACTAGGGATATTGACGGAAAAGCTTCTTCTTATTATGACCTTGATCACATTTATCAAATTGACGTTGAAGAAGGTGATTTGATCGAGGTTGATCAAAATAATTCTGATGAGCTTGAACAATTAATTCAAAAATTTGAAGTCGAGTTTGGTCGGCCGCTTTCGCCAATTGAAATTGAAAAAGTTTCTGGCTGGTTGGAAGTCGATCATTTTAATGCAGATTTAGTTGAAGTAGCTTTAAAAGAAGCAGTGTTGGCGCAAGTTTATAATTTTAAATATATCGATCGAATTTTGGTCACCTGGAGAAAAAGAAATATTAAAACAGCTCGAGATTACGAAAATTCGAAGTTGAACAACGACTTACTATGA
- the rpsB gene encoding 30S ribosomal protein S2, which produces MAEITMKQLLEAGVHFGHQTRKWNPKMKPYIFTARNDIYIIDLQKTVKMVNDAYNFVRDAAASGSQFLFVGTKKQASDAIEEEAKKAGVFYINHRWLGGLLTNWETIQKRIKRLKDLEKMAEDGTFERLPKKEVVKLQKQHDKLEKFLGGIKDMDRLPDVVYVVDTHKEHIAVQEANKLNIPIVGMVDTNADPDNIDVIIPSNDDAIRAIRLVTSKMADAIIEGREGEDQGEVAEEITVKENSEGGDTKQDMEEIVEVVEGDNDK; this is translated from the coding sequence ATGGCAGAAATTACAATGAAACAACTTCTTGAAGCAGGTGTTCATTTCGGACATCAAACAAGAAAATGGAACCCGAAGATGAAGCCGTATATTTTTACAGCTCGCAATGATATTTATATTATTGATCTCCAAAAAACCGTAAAAATGGTTAACGATGCGTATAATTTTGTACGCGATGCTGCTGCTAGTGGTTCGCAATTTCTTTTTGTTGGAACTAAAAAACAGGCTTCAGACGCAATTGAAGAAGAAGCAAAAAAAGCAGGCGTATTTTATATTAATCACCGTTGGTTAGGTGGTTTGTTAACTAACTGGGAAACAATCCAGAAACGGATTAAGAGATTAAAAGATTTAGAGAAGATGGCTGAAGATGGCACCTTTGAACGCTTACCTAAAAAAGAAGTTGTTAAATTACAAAAACAACACGATAAATTAGAAAAATTCTTGGGTGGAATTAAGGATATGGATCGATTACCTGATGTCGTTTACGTTGTTGACACTCATAAAGAACATATCGCTGTTCAGGAAGCTAATAAATTAAATATTCCAATTGTTGGAATGGTCGATACGAACGCTGATCCTGATAACATTGACGTAATTATTCCATCAAACGATGATGCGATTAGAGCAATTCGCTTGGTTACTTCAAAAATGGCTGATGCAATTATTGAAGGTCGTGAAGGTGAAGATCAGGGTGAAGTAGCTGAAGAAATCACAGTTAAAGAGAATTCTGAAGGCGGCGACACTAAGCAAGATATGGAAGAAATCGTTGAAGTTGTCGAAGGTGATAACGATAAATAA
- a CDS encoding DUF5590 domain-containing protein, with translation MKKKSKRFPIIFSLIVIVVAVVAATILIANTPFMRVKNDALSVIKKKTDLRDFSKYYWYNHDASYFSALGKNNKDQEQYAIVNTSNGEILIVDRKDGISEDEAKKIVLRSSDKVKEIQNTRLGIYRKNVVWEVSFFDNRHQLNYYTLSFKNGKVLQKVLDV, from the coding sequence GTGAAAAAAAAATCTAAACGTTTTCCAATAATATTTAGCTTGATTGTAATTGTGGTGGCAGTTGTCGCTGCTACGATCTTGATTGCAAACACGCCCTTTATGCGTGTAAAAAATGATGCGCTTAGCGTAATTAAGAAAAAGACTGATCTGAGAGATTTCTCCAAGTATTATTGGTACAATCACGACGCTTCTTACTTTTCAGCTTTGGGCAAAAATAACAAAGATCAAGAACAGTATGCAATAGTGAATACTTCTAACGGTGAAATTTTAATCGTGGACCGTAAGGATGGAATTTCTGAAGATGAAGCTAAAAAAATTGTTCTTAGATCTTCTGACAAGGTTAAAGAAATTCAAAATACTCGACTTGGAATTTATCGCAAAAATGTCGTTTGGGAGGTCAGTTTTTTCGACAATCGCCATCAGTTAAATTATTACACCTTGTCCTTTAAGAACGGTAAGGTATTGCAAAAAGTTTTGGATGTTTAG
- the frr gene encoding ribosome recycling factor, which translates to MNDEIISKMKTQMKKTSENLELELGRIRAGRANASLVNDIMVDYYGTPTPLGQIASVSTPEARLIQITPFDKTALKGIEAAINMSDLGINPTIDNSMIRLVIPQLTGESRKDLVKEVKKYAEESKVAVRNARRDAIDALKKEKKNGDISEDVMHQKENEVQKQHDEYIKKIDEIAANKEKEITTI; encoded by the coding sequence ATGAATGACGAAATTATTAGCAAAATGAAAACTCAGATGAAAAAAACATCTGAAAATTTAGAACTTGAGTTGGGCCGGATCCGAGCAGGACGTGCGAATGCAAGTTTAGTAAATGATATTATGGTTGATTATTATGGAACTCCAACTCCGCTAGGACAAATAGCATCAGTTTCTACCCCGGAAGCCCGGTTAATTCAGATTACACCATTTGATAAAACGGCGCTTAAAGGAATTGAAGCAGCAATTAATATGTCAGATCTTGGTATTAATCCAACTATCGATAATTCGATGATCAGACTTGTGATTCCTCAATTGACTGGCGAATCGCGTAAAGATTTAGTTAAAGAAGTAAAGAAATATGCTGAAGAATCGAAAGTAGCGGTGCGTAATGCTAGACGCGATGCAATTGATGCCCTAAAAAAAGAAAAGAAAAATGGGGATATCAGTGAGGATGTAATGCATCAAAAAGAAAATGAAGTTCAAAAACAGCATGATGAATATATCAAAAAAATTGATGAAATTGCTGCTAATAAAGAAAAAGAAATTACGACAATTTAA
- the recU gene encoding Holliday junction resolvase RecU, protein MAMIKYPTGQGSKKNLKEESSTNFGRRGMSLEKMINLSNKHYLNLGIAVVHKKPTPIQIVKVDYPNRSHARITEAFFRQPSTTDYNGVYKGYYLDFEAKETTRATYLPLDNFHEHQIHHMEQCLKQKGICFVIVSFVKLNRFFMLNASQVIKYWNLQTKNGRKSIPVEIFETHGYEFKPSSLPLIPYIDYVDAIIAKESK, encoded by the coding sequence ATGGCTATGATTAAATATCCGACAGGCCAAGGAAGCAAGAAAAATTTAAAAGAAGAGAGCTCGACTAACTTCGGACGTCGCGGGATGTCGCTCGAAAAAATGATCAATTTGAGTAACAAGCATTACTTAAATTTAGGGATTGCTGTTGTCCATAAGAAGCCAACGCCAATTCAAATCGTGAAAGTTGATTATCCTAATAGAAGTCACGCGAGAATTACGGAAGCTTTTTTTCGTCAGCCCTCAACAACTGATTATAATGGAGTTTACAAAGGATATTATTTGGATTTCGAAGCAAAAGAGACGACCCGTGCCACTTATCTTCCCCTTGATAACTTCCATGAACATCAAATTCACCATATGGAACAATGCCTTAAACAAAAAGGAATCTGCTTTGTTATTGTTTCATTTGTTAAATTGAATCGTTTCTTTATGTTAAATGCTTCACAAGTCATTAAATATTGGAATTTACAAACAAAAAATGGTCGTAAATCAATTCCGGTCGAAATTTTTGAAACACACGGCTATGAATTTAAACCTTCATCATTACCTTTAATTCCCTATATTGATTATGTCGACGCAATTATTGCGAAGGAGTCAAAATAA
- a CDS encoding phosphatidate cytidylyltransferase: MKTRIITAVVALAIFIPILWLGGIYIEIASAVLAFVGVSEIFIMKKMMVIHPIAILAMLMGVALTLPDTFFKGLWLNKNGLFYAFILILLVATVFYNQTFNIEDAGVIAICTFYVGHGFFYLTAARDKGLPYLFYALLLVWTTDIFAYLVGRKFGKHPLDPVVSPHKTWEGSVGGTIAAVIVVLIYNAFVPLQKNLGILIIATIALSIIGQIGDLAESSLKRHYNVKDSGKILPGHGGILDRFDSFLFVFPCLHLLGFF; the protein is encoded by the coding sequence TTGAAAACAAGAATTATTACTGCAGTGGTTGCGCTCGCAATTTTTATTCCAATCCTTTGGCTTGGTGGGATTTACATTGAGATTGCGAGTGCAGTTTTAGCATTTGTTGGGGTTTCCGAAATCTTTATTATGAAGAAAATGATGGTGATTCACCCAATTGCAATTTTAGCAATGCTGATGGGAGTGGCTTTAACTCTTCCTGACACTTTTTTTAAAGGACTTTGGCTGAATAAAAACGGGCTTTTCTATGCTTTCATTCTGATTTTATTAGTAGCAACAGTCTTTTATAACCAGACTTTTAATATTGAAGACGCTGGAGTTATTGCAATATGTACTTTTTACGTGGGACATGGTTTTTTCTATTTGACAGCGGCGCGCGATAAAGGGTTACCTTACTTGTTTTATGCCTTATTACTCGTTTGGACTACAGATATTTTTGCGTATTTAGTTGGTCGGAAATTTGGCAAGCATCCGCTTGATCCAGTGGTTAGTCCTCATAAAACTTGGGAGGGTTCAGTTGGCGGTACGATTGCAGCAGTGATTGTGGTATTAATTTATAATGCTTTTGTACCGCTTCAAAAAAATCTTGGGATTTTGATAATTGCTACGATTGCGCTTTCGATAATTGGTCAGATTGGTGATTTAGCTGAATCATCTCTCAAAAGACATTACAATGTTAAAGATTCAGGAAAAATATTACCAGGGCATGGCGGAATTTTGGATCGCTTTGATAGTTTTCTTTTCGTTTTTCCTTGTCTACATTTATTAGGATTCTTTTAA
- a CDS encoding transglycosylase domain-containing protein: MPEHYHRPFKTRKKETIIKKVIIWGFIAFIIVCATGASLFAFYAFGSPKLTRAKLESVKSSIVYDSADKPVYTAGVEDRTYVPISKVSKTYLNALVSVEDRHFYQNNLGIDPLRIVVAGFRNVTGGGASGASTLTQQLIKLSFYSTDAKDRTIRRKAQEAWLAMQLEQNYTKDQILEFYVNKVYLGNSVYGVETASRYYFGKNNRDLTLDQAASLAGLSNLPSNQEPYLHPQAFMNRRNVVLKAMLNNEKITQNEYQNAINTDTLKSLVAKADNDQKRSINMAIDPYIKETLDEVKKLGYDPFADGLKIYTNLNSNLQSKAYELVNDDPSVRFPDDQMQVGLTIIDPTNGHVLAQIGGRKQQKIQFGINRAVQTSRSVGSTIKPLLDYAPAIEYLKYSTFQQMSDQPFNYPGTDTAVHNWDNEYMGSISLRVALASSRNIPAVKTLQAVGIKQATDFVKNLGLKIPAKDQVYSEAIGGSFSSLQMAGAYSALANNGIYHEPTYVTKIVLPDGRVRQFSGKENKAMFPATAYMITDVLKDSFKYGNGEYGVTPNIYDAAKTGSTNYDESETTKNPALAGSGIAKDNWFDGYSKDYSISIWTGYDDPIKGGLNYEQQAIAGAIYQKLMNFLYENKASQDWKKPSNVENVRVLKGIYPPVAVSSGGVSELFLSGTQPKAPIGSITNGKEQNKKSKNDQQSESTSSETSSSSSSQISQNSESESSSSMQSSEQSNSSSSQNTVNSQSSNSQSSNYSSSD; the protein is encoded by the coding sequence ATGCCAGAACACTATCATCGTCCTTTTAAAACTCGCAAAAAAGAAACAATCATTAAAAAAGTTATCATTTGGGGGTTCATTGCCTTCATTATTGTTTGTGCAACCGGTGCTTCATTATTTGCCTTTTACGCATTCGGTTCGCCCAAATTAACCCGCGCAAAATTAGAAAGTGTTAAATCAAGTATTGTATATGACAGTGCTGACAAACCGGTCTACACTGCAGGAGTTGAAGACCGAACTTATGTTCCGATCTCCAAAGTCTCAAAAACTTACCTTAACGCGCTGGTTAGTGTTGAAGACCGCCACTTTTACCAAAATAACTTGGGCATCGATCCTTTAAGAATTGTCGTGGCTGGTTTTCGAAATGTGACCGGTGGCGGTGCATCAGGTGCTTCAACATTAACTCAACAGCTTATCAAACTTTCATTTTATTCAACAGATGCTAAAGACCGCACCATCCGGCGTAAGGCGCAAGAAGCCTGGCTTGCAATGCAGCTGGAACAAAATTACACCAAAGATCAGATCTTAGAATTCTATGTTAATAAAGTTTACTTAGGTAATAGTGTCTACGGCGTCGAAACAGCTTCCCGCTATTATTTTGGTAAAAATAATCGTGATTTAACCCTTGATCAAGCAGCTAGTCTTGCAGGTCTTTCTAATCTTCCCTCCAATCAAGAGCCTTACCTTCACCCCCAAGCTTTCATGAACAGGCGCAATGTTGTATTGAAAGCCATGCTAAACAACGAGAAAATTACGCAAAATGAGTATCAAAATGCGATCAATACCGATACTTTAAAGTCTTTAGTAGCTAAAGCTGATAACGATCAAAAAAGAAGTATTAATATGGCGATTGATCCATATATTAAGGAAACGCTCGATGAGGTCAAAAAACTTGGCTATGATCCCTTTGCTGACGGTCTCAAAATTTACACTAATCTCAATTCAAATCTGCAATCTAAGGCGTATGAGTTAGTTAATGACGATCCATCTGTTCGTTTTCCTGACGATCAGATGCAAGTTGGTTTAACGATTATCGATCCTACTAACGGGCACGTTCTAGCGCAAATTGGCGGGCGCAAGCAACAAAAGATTCAATTTGGGATCAATCGAGCAGTTCAAACTAGTCGCAGTGTTGGTTCAACTATTAAACCGCTCCTTGACTACGCCCCAGCAATTGAATATTTAAAATACTCAACTTTCCAACAGATGAGTGATCAACCGTTTAACTACCCCGGAACTGATACAGCGGTTCACAATTGGGATAACGAATATATGGGTTCAATTTCTCTAAGAGTAGCCTTAGCATCCTCACGAAATATCCCAGCAGTAAAAACTCTTCAAGCCGTCGGGATTAAACAGGCGACTGATTTTGTCAAAAATTTGGGCTTAAAAATTCCCGCCAAAGATCAAGTTTATTCAGAGGCAATTGGTGGTTCATTTTCTTCTTTACAAATGGCTGGCGCCTACAGTGCTTTAGCTAACAACGGAATTTATCACGAACCCACCTATGTCACCAAAATTGTTTTACCCGATGGCCGAGTTCGCCAATTCAGCGGTAAAGAAAATAAGGCAATGTTCCCTGCCACTGCCTATATGATTACAGATGTGCTTAAAGATTCATTTAAATATGGTAACGGCGAGTACGGAGTAACTCCTAATATTTATGATGCAGCTAAGACTGGATCTACTAATTATGACGAAAGTGAAACAACTAAAAACCCCGCATTGGCTGGCAGCGGGATTGCTAAAGATAATTGGTTTGACGGGTATTCAAAAGACTATAGTATTTCAATTTGGACCGGATACGACGATCCGATAAAAGGTGGTTTGAACTACGAGCAGCAAGCAATTGCTGGTGCCATTTACCAAAAGCTAATGAACTTTCTCTATGAGAACAAAGCCTCGCAGGACTGGAAAAAGCCAAGTAATGTCGAAAACGTTCGAGTCTTAAAGGGAATTTATCCGCCAGTTGCTGTAAGTTCGGGCGGGGTTAGTGAACTGTTTCTCAGTGGTACTCAACCTAAAGCTCCAATCGGCTCAATTACCAATGGTAAAGAACAAAATAAAAAATCAAAAAATGACCAGCAGAGTGAATCCACTAGTAGCGAAACGAGTTCAAGTTCGAGTTCTCAAATTTCACAAAATAGCGAATCTGAAAGCAGTAGCTCAATGCAAAGCAGTGAGCAAAGTAATAGTTCAAGCTCGCAAAATACAGTAAACTCACAGAGCAGTAACTCTCAAAGCAGCAATTATAGTTCATCAGATTGA